The nucleotide window ATCTCGTGAAGTCTACCTTGGATCTCATGTTATTTTCAGAGAtagactggctctggcagccaaaacatccaaatactccatctaaacgtgaatcAATTCTCAATAGTGATACTGTTCTATAAACATAACGCCCTCTCATATCACGTCAAAATAATTTCAAATGCAAAATACACACTTACTGTTTTAACCGGCTTTATCACAGTTGCAGCCGATTGTATTTTTCTATTCCAACACGTTTCTGGTGGCATTCttccgttacacacacacacgtgtcaggAGCATGCTATAGTTCATTAGCACAGGTGATCGTCTCTCTTCTGTCGGTCTCTCGTAAGCATATGccgtaacatggagatatggccgtgtgggaacactaGCCCTATAAAGGTGTGTAGTAATTGAACATTttagttaaaaatatatatatttctcgctgatatgaaagatatgtTCCTTTTTATGTTTTGAAAAACCGCACAGCAAGCGATGCGTGTTCACGTTTAGACCGAGCGTCAGGTTTATTAACAAAAGTCACCTGGGAAGAAGACGCCTTGATCCATAGGCACTAAAGGTAGTTAGCGTCTATCAATGGGGTAActccaccataccatgagacatgtCTTTAACACTGGaaaaagataaacggttgagatTTATATAATTTAAACGTTTataaacagggttgtcaaactatttcataaaaaatttttaaaacaattttttttagtAAACATGTCATTTTTTAACCTTAAATGTAAATGATCTAAAAAcatgtcaacccccccccccaaatttttTTTTCATATTCACATGCCGGTATGTTGAAacttagaccctattttacatcatctgaggttttgtgTTGTGCCCTCTATTGAATACAGGGCCTAGCTAATGTATCAGGCCCACTTTTGATACTAGTGATACTTTGTCTTCTTGTGTTTATTTCAGGTCGTGGCTCTCTGTCTGATGAGCATGGTGGAGTGGTGTCTGTACTGGCCAGACAGGCAGCCTCTCTCACCAGAGACCCTACAGACAGCCCCACAGTGTGCCTGGAGTCAgattcagggtgaggaaccacaTCCAATCAGGAGTCAATATTAGGGGCGAGTTCCTTTTTGCATCGTTTGGTGCCCCGGGTTGGTAGAGATTTCAAAATGAACTCACCTTAGTTATATAACCAGTTTAACCGGTCCAGGTACTGTTTACAAATAGAGTTTCTAGCTCCTTCCTCTTTGCCACTTGTATGGATCGTAAACTATTGGATAGATAATGATGCAAACTCTGCCCAGCCTTTCCATCAGAGGGAAAGGCCTGACATATTATTATGTTGCTGATACCTTTGCAAGTTTTTTCACATCTACATGGTGGGCATAGGTAGGAACTAGGGGTGGATTTGGGACTCGACTGGGAGCTTATCTGCAAAGTGCATGTCTTGTCTAGTTAGGTTTTCTTTGACTGTGCTGCCACCTTGTGGACATCATAGGTATGTGCACAGCTTCATATAGTTCCCTGAACTTCACCTTTACATTGCTCTGTGCATATCTGAGCAGTCAAAAGAACTCATTTGAAACTATGTTCAAGACATAGGCATAAAACACTGATCCCCAGTGGGCAACATGCTATATTTATAATGATGGACAGCTTAAATGGGAAGAGATCATGTGGCAGCATCCTGTGGATTCAAATTACACCATGACATGCTGCCTATGGTATTTAATGGCATGTCGAGCAGAGCCAGAGTTGGTCAGTttctgctgatctaggatcagttttgtagTTTAAGTAATGTCTTGATTGAAATGCAATTGATTGGCCACAGGCcatattgtttttttccccccacagGAATATTCTAGTGAGAGCACATGGAACCATCACAGTAGCTGTTCATAAGATGTCGTCATGAAGTCGCCTGATGAAGATGGAGGAGTCTGTTTCTGTTTGTAAAGCTGTTTGTTTACTAATGCTAAATAATCCCACacaatactgccctaccaagcaaaaaagGGCAGTAACTGCTTGGAACTGAGAAAAATtgcttttatttaccttggtttagcagttactgctaacatgacccccattttctccaaaacgCAATACAATGGAGGCAGGATACTTGTCgacatgattaagcatgtatttagTGTGACCAAATGAGCAGTTATTGCTGTTTTGCTTGGTAGAGCAGAATACATGGTCTGGATCTAGGAGGTCACATGCAGGTGTTAGAAGATTCCATTTCTTCTTCTTCAACTGTCTGTTTGGCCAAGAGTCATATTTATCTGTCTGTTTGGCCAAGAGTCATATTTTATCTGTCTGTTTGGCCAAGAGTCATATTTAAAAGTCGAGTCCATACTATTTGAGTCATGTTTTGTGTAAGTTAATAGGTCTGATCAGTTTTTGTGCCAATATTTGTTGACCTGGCAATTACTTTTTGGGACATTTTTAATCTGCAatcatgtctgatttcaaattcCTGTAGAGATATTGTATTCATATTAAAAgcaatgtaacatcaatatgcAATTTTTCACTTTTGTTATGGTGTCTGTTCTGTAGTAAAAAGCATACTGCCATGTCAGGGGGATTTAGTTATGTCACACTGTACTGGCTGGACTGAGATCCTAGTTTTTAGTGCAATTGTGAAGTATGCCAAATGAATGTACCCCTTGTTGGGATACTTGACCTGAGACAGATGAACATTGAGTCCTCATCACAGTTCACTCTCTTAAGTGCTGTCTGTTTTCAAATGAGTGGTGTGACACATTTCCCTCTTGTGGGATGAGTAAGTAAACTTGACCTACAAGCCTACAGGAGTTGAACATTGAGTCTGGCCCACCTCTCAGTCTCCATTACAGCCTGAAGGTCACcactaaatcaaaatcaaatcacattttattggtcacatacacatttaacagatgttattgcgggtgtagtgaaatgcttgtgtttctagctccaacagtgtagtagtatctaagaattcacaacaatacacacacatctgaaagtaaaagaatggaattaagaaatatataaatattagattgagcgatgttggagtggcattgactaaaatacagtagaatagaatacagtatatatacatatgagatgagtaaagcagtatgtaaacattattaaagggactagtgattccatgtctactTATATAGGGCAGCAGGGTTGCGTAAcggggtggaagccggctagtgacggctgtttaacagtctgatggccttgagatagaagctgtttttcaacgGCATCCTATTCCCAATTAACTATAGTTAAGTAATTAGtgcattaaatagggaatagcaTGCATTCTGTGTGTTCATGACCAGTACAGTGCTCACTCAAGTATCTCAAGTGTGTAACATTTATCACAGCCCCAGTTTGATCTATGTGTATTCCGAAAATATTTATTTTAGTGATGAGTTAATTCACATATATGGAATTTAGCCATCAGTGCTCCGTCAAAACAAGGAGTTGTATGTTCCTCTGAGTGTGATTTATGTATTGTtcagctgctctctctctttctctccctcatctctctcgtTTAATGGTTAGACGTGTTTTTACTTTTGTGAACATTCACAGTTCACATGTCCCAACAGGTGCCCATGCTTCCAGTTCAATTCATTTATTTCTAGGGCGTTTCAGGTGGATCAACTTTAACTGAAATATGGATTAATCTTCTGACCTTCTCCATGTCAAGTCTTTTATTTTCTCCTTTAGATGGTTCAGTATTTCTCTTAGCAAAAGCGCGTCCTGCAGAAGTAATTCTATGCAAATAATAGGCCTAGATGTGGTAGGTGGTATTCGTGTCAAAACCTAGAAAAGTTATATGGTTTTATACAATTATATCATCTCTCATTATTACACAATTGGAGTTCAGGTCACACAGATAAAATCTTGCGCTAATGTTCCTCTGCAGTGGATGGGATGTCCCGTTAGCTGCAGAGAGAACACTGCAGTCAGCGATTCcgcctgggctggctggctgtgtcAACCTGCAGAAAGACTCACCCCAATCTCCGACTCTGTAATGGTTCTCAGCTAATAGCCTAGCTCTACATTAACCCACTGGCCAAGTTTTTAGCATGATGTTTTGACAGCAGAGCAGACGTTGTTTTTCTACGTTGGGAGGTTTTCGGAGAGAGCTCCACGTTTCAATCACGTGTCAGTCCCTGTGGAGGGCGGCTTTGGTTCACGCGACCTCTCTCACTTCATCGCCAATGTGCTGTTGACTGTTGAGGTGGTGGAGTTTGAGTCGCAACTCCGAGGACGGAATTCACACGTTGAACTAAAGTTATTATGCCGCCTTCACCCTCAGTGCCATCAAGTGAACGGGTCCTGTTCTGTAGAATTATATGCAAAGGAAACTTCTCCAAATAGGCCTCCTTTCAAGTGCACTATCAAAAGGATGGATCGCGCACCTCAAGTGTAGGAATCTCCATCTCCTCGAGCGCAGAACACCACCTTTGTTGTTTACTGAAGTTCCTATGTAAAATCAAGAGGGAAATTGGTCAGAATCTTATTGAAAATTAAGGTATGTATATAAGTATACCAAATAGACTGTATTTCAGTCATAATTAATCAATAGTTATTGTTCTAGACAAGTGTTTTTGCAGTTATGTGTTTATTATATATAGGGTTTTAGTGATAtgctttaatatatatattttctactCACAAATACACAACAATTTAGTGTTTTCCCACCGGGCACAAATTGATTGCATCAACGTTGTTTACACGTCTTTTCAACGACTCAAAATGCAATGGGGTTACGTTTAATCAACTTGAACAATTGATTGGATTAGCAAAAAGTAATCGATGTCAAGGAATTTTGGAAATGTTTCTCTTTTTTTACCTGACTTTTAacctacagtgagctccaaaattaTTGGGAGAGtgacatttttttcttcttctggctCTGTATTCCAGCACTTGGATttaaaatgatacaatgactatgggtttaaagtgcagactgtcaactTTAATTTCAggttattttcatccatattggctgaaccgtttagaaattacagcactttttgtacatagtccctccTTTTAGAAGACCAAAAGTATtgagacaaattcacttatgctGTATGTGTatgaaagtagtcaaaagtttagtatttggtcccatattcctagcacgcaatgattacatcaagcttgtgaagCTCAAATATCATACaaccaaaacatgctaacctctcacccttACA belongs to Salvelinus alpinus chromosome 28, SLU_Salpinus.1, whole genome shotgun sequence and includes:
- the lamtor5 gene encoding ragulator complex protein LAMTOR5 isoform X2 codes for the protein MESTLEQHLDDTMKSPAIVGVLCTDQQGHILGCRGSLSDEHGGVVSVLARQAASLTRDPTDSPTVCLESDSGPYCFFPPTGIF
- the lamtor5 gene encoding ragulator complex protein LAMTOR5 isoform X1, producing the protein MESTLEQHLDDTMKSPAIVGVLCTDQQGHILGCRGSLSDEHGGVVSVLARQAASLTRDPTDSPTVCLESDSGNILVRAHGTITVAVHKMSS